From the Callithrix jacchus isolate 240 chromosome 22, calJac240_pri, whole genome shotgun sequence genome, the window ACTAAATTATGTTTCCAAAGCTCTAAGGAGATGGGGATGGTGCTCTGAATGGATGCTTGGGACCAATTTATCCAAGTTCCCAGGGGATGGGGCTGAAACCACTTTAAGGTTCtaaagggggctgggcacagtggctcatgcctgtaatcccagcactttgggaagctaaggcgggtggatcacctgaggtcaggagttcgagcgcagctggccaacactgtgaaacctcaactttactaaaaatacaaaaattagccaggcgtggtggtgcactcctgtaatcccaactactcgggaagctgagaaaggagaatcatttgaacccaggaagtaaaggttgcagtgagccaagattgcaccactgcactccagcctgcacaacaggaataagactccatctcaaaaaaaaaaaaagggggtttaaaGGAGTGGGGCCAGGTGCATTGGAGGTCTAAAGTAAAGTTATAGATATGCTGCATCTATGTAAAATTCTGTGTGAAAGATTTAATGCAAAACTCAGATTAAAGCATGTGGCCTGcactcaccacttctattcaatgttTTGCTGGAGTTGCCAGTGCAAcaagttaagaaaaagaaattaaagtccTGGGAAATGAATTAGGGAAAAGTGTCTCTATTCCCACTAAACATACtgtttatgtagaaaatcctgTAAAATTCTGCAAagtggacaggcacagtggctcatgcctataatcccagcaccttgggaagctgaggaggggtgatcacttgagccccagtgttcaagaccagcctgggcaacatagggagaccctgtctctacaaaaaaattttaaaattacccaggtgtggtggcttgtgcctgtggtcccagctacttgggacgacgggtgagaggattgcttgaggccaggaggatgaggctacagtaaaccatgattgtgccactgccctccagcttggatgacagagcaagacctggtctcaaaaaaaaaaaaaaaaaaaatctgcaaagcaACTACTAGAACTGAGAAGAGAATTTAGCAAGGTCACAGGGCTCAAGGTCAATGTAAGTGATACATCTAAGTATCTAAGCTTGTATGGCTCTAAAGGGGAGCAGGGATGGGGCAGAGAAGGGTCACATGGTGAGCAAGCAGGTTGAGCTGGAACTCGGGACCCACCGTGACGTCCCCTCTGTGTCCTCCTTACTGCAGGCTGGCTGAAGGCGGTGCAGGTCCTCATGGTGCTCTCCCTCATCCTCTGCTGTCTGTCCTTCATCCTGTTCATGTTCCAGCTCTACACCATGCGACGAGGAGGCCTCTTCTATGCCACTGGCCTCTGCCAGCTTTGTACCAGTGAGcactgcccctccccacccctaacCCCCCAAGAATTGAGCGGAAGGGAGTGGGGTGCATCAGGATGCTGGGGGCCCTGAGCATGGGCCTCTTgtagaagaaaacaattttcaacacCCCAGGAGCCACAGGAGGTGCCTCTGTGGGCTACCTCTCTGCCCCCAGGGATTGCTGGGACTTGTAGTTTTCAGTGGCTAATGATAGTTGTGGCTTGTGCTTATGAGTCATTAGGGAACTTAGGGCTTCAGGGAGCCAGGGCTGGGGAAGAAGTTTCGTAGTTTTGGTAACAGGTAAATAGTTTCGATCCCAGGGATTGGGGGCGAGGTGGGGGGATAAGCTAATTAGCACCTCAGTAGAGTTCTCTGAATTATAAGAGTAATGGTATTTCTGTCAGCCAACCGCTGTATCTAGCGTGCATATTGTGCATCAGACACTTCAGggagttttgcttatttttcaatattttgactTCAGGTGCAAAGGGCTAACTTAATCATAGTCCTCAGTTTGGGAAGCATCTCCCTAGGTTCTTGCAAAGCCTCTCTCTTGCTTTATTAATCTACGATTGCATGTTTGGCTTATAGAAACACACTCGAAAATATTCCTTGGATGGACAGAGAGATATAGTCCCATTTTATGGAAGGGCAAATGCGACCTAGAGAGATTATTAAATCAGTCACCCAAGGCCGCGCTGCAGTTGCACGGCGCTGGGGAGAGAACAACTCCCAGCAGGCAGCAGCGCTGCCCACTCGCCCTCTGGCGCTTCTTTGCCCCCCGGGGAtgttgggaaatgtagtcttccTGGAGGGTACTGCGTGACGCATGGTTTCCGTCTTCTCCAGGCGTGGCGGTGTTTACCGGGGCCCTGATCTACGCCATTCACGCCGAGGAGATCCTGGTGAAGCACCCGCCAGGGGGCAGCTTCGGTTACTGCTTCGCCCTGGCCTGGGTGGCCTTCCCCCTCGCCCTGGTCAGCGGGATCATCTACATCCACCTGCGGAAGCGGGAGTGAGCGCCCCGCCTCGCCCGGCCGCCTCCACCCGCTCCCAGCCCCACGCGCGCGccctccagaaaaataaaactgtttaacCGCGGGCTCCGCTTtgatctccttccttccttccttctgcttcccGGGACCCAGGCTGTGGTCCCCACTACCAGCTGCTCAGCCCTCAGAATGTTCATCTCCCAGCTCCCAACCCCTTCCTCCCGAAAACACAGGAGCCCCGACACAGGCACCTCTTCCCTCCCACAGATCTAAGAGCCTGGGCTTTCCcttgtctgggtgacagagcaagacaccctcttaaaaaaaaaaatctgcacaaCTGTACATGACTACCCTATCTCCTCTGTTCATCAGGTCCTGAGACTCCTCAGGAATCAGGCCCTTCTAAGATCCTCTTCCAGCctggcggggtggctcacgcccgtaatccaaGGACATTGGGAGGCCGGGTGGCGATCACCTGAGGtgtaggagttcaaggccagcctgaccaaaatggagaacccccatctctactaaaaatacaaaattagccaggcatagtggtgcatgcctgtaatcccaggtactctggaggctgaggcaggagaatcgcttgaacctgggagacggaggttgcagtgaaccgagatcgtgccattgcatgagggatctgtggggatcgctcccatgtgaggcccctaggaaatgcgCCTCACCATACGATGAGCTTGAGCCGGGACACAGATCCCccgttgggggagtcgagctgagggaaagcaggaaccgagagaaggactatgctattcaaaataattaacagacatcattttatggatatgaggacttgggtggcattgtgtccacttttggctctttatggtttattgcttgattgtgttcattttggacccttgttaccttcattgtaaaatattaacttaagtctttacacttggtaacttacggtaacttactgggcgtgactgtaacttactgggcataacttacttgctgggcgtaacttagtgggcgtaacttgcttactgtaacttaagtatgttgatctggcataaataacattaacttcagaaaagtatataatggaacatattgcaaaaataaaattgctgcttggacatagcctaagccagccctccagactccgcttttctcttttctttcacttccacgcactctctccctcaggttgaacgagacatctatgttggcggtctcggggactcccacaggtcagtagccccctggcagacgtgccggaccccaacaattgcattccagcctgggcaacaagatcgaaactctgcctcaaaaaaaaaaaaaaaattcctcttctGTGACCATCTTTGTTTCACCAACCTCAAACCCAGGCATCTCTTTAGGACTATAGCTTTCTCTGTCTAGGACCCCAAGACCTGGTTAGAGTCCCTCCTTTTTTCCAGGATTCAAATGCTTTCCTTCCCTCCAACTCCTACAGCCATCCCACTCgttcagatattttttttttttttttttgagacggagtttcactcttgttacccaggctggagtgcaatggcatgatctcggctcaccgcaacctccgcctcctgggttcaggcaattctcctgcctcagtctcctgagtagctgggattacaggcatgtgccaccatgcccagctcattttttgtattttcagtagagatgggttttcaccatgttgaccaggatggtctcgatctcttgacctcgtgatccactcgccttggcctcccaaagtgctgggattacaggcttgagccactgcacccggccagatattttttttttaagtaacttttTAACCACTCTTACAGCTATCCTAAAGGCCATGTGTTGAGAGTAGCCTCATCCAGACTTATTAAACATGATTTATTACTTTGGGAGAGGAGAGACGGGGGAGAAACTGATAGACCAATAAATATTGCACAGGCTGCTGCTGGGAGAGATCCAGACTGAGGTAGTTTCTGTAGAAAGGGTAAAGGACCTGGGCGAGGAAGGCACCTGAGATTGCTGGGGAGCCAGGTTGGGAGCGAGTCTTGGCGGCGAGGGTGGTTTCTGGTTCACCTACCTAGCACGAGGTCCCCTAACCCTTTCAGCCTAGACACCCTGATCAGCAGCTGACCAGCTGGCCTGCCATATAAGCAGCAGCAATTGATAGCAAGATCAGGTTTCCTTTAGAAATTGTTATTGGTTGCTTCCCTGCAGCGACAACCGGCTGCCCAAGGTTGATGGAACCCAGCAGCTGTCACTGGCCATTTGCCAGGAGGCAGGGCTAAACGGCCTTGGTGCACATGATGGGCAGTTTGCCTGGAGAGGGCTAAAAAAGACAATGATATATAGTCTCGGGAGGGCATGGTTTTAACAACCCTACCTGGCAGTTTGCAGAAGCCAGAGTCGAGCAGCTGTGATTGGCAGACACCCCAGCTCTTCAGCCAACCCACATTCGGATGTTTATGGTATATGTGGGActaagaaatgaaatagaagCAGAGCTAAATCGCTTTGATTGGCTGTTCATCAAAGGGGCGGGGGTAACTTAGCAACTGCTGGCTATTTTGATTGGCTGCTTCGCTTAAGCACACAGTGTAGCAAAAATAATTACCTGTCAGTTATTAGAAGTTGGAGTAGAAAAGTATAACCGTAATGACAGCCTGTCGTGAAGGAGGCGGGGCTTGGTTCCTAGCCTGCTTACTGGGCAGGGAGGTAGGTTCTACTCAGGGGTTGTTACTGCTGGGTGTGGCCTGCGGGGGTTCGGAAGTGATTGGAGCCAATAGGTCTAGTTTGGGGAAACCCGGGGGTGGGAACAATCCCATGCTGGGGGTCAGGGCCTGCAGATGAGCCAAGGCCCGAGTTCCGTTGAAGGCTACCTCACAGCCTGACTTGGCTAGAAGCCAGTTCTCCACCTCTGACCGGAGCCACGTGGAGGTCTCTGCAAGGGGAGAGGCAGGTGTTCCGAGGTCACATTGAGATCGGGAAAGATTCGGGGTATCAACAAGGAGAGGTAGGGCAAAGAATAGGAAGGGCCTGGGTTTAGGAGAAGTCTAGAGGTGAACTTGAAGCTTGAAGGGGAGCAGAACAAGGCTGGGGAGGCTCAAGAGGGTCAGAAGGTCCAGCTCTGGGGCTATTGTCTGGGGACAAGTCAGAGGTTCCTGGGCAGGTAAGGTGGGGGCTCCTGAAGGGAAGGGGACCACTTGGGGCCCACATAGGAAGCGCGCAGGTTCTCTCGTAGGGAGAGTGTGAGCTCAGGTGGAGGAAAGAGTGCCAGGAGGGGGCCGTGCCATTGAGACAAGGGTCCCAAccaggctgaggtcaggagaggGCGGTCACATCAGGGACCAAGATCGGAGGTTGGATTCGGAGGTCCTATCTGCTGAGACCGGGTCTCTTCGTAAATCCGTCAGGTCTACCCgtgggaagtgggggtggggacgTGTCTCGCTGGGGCGGGGCCTCACAGGGGTGTGGCCCCTGGGCGCAGGGTCTCAAGGCGACGTCCTACCTTCGAGCGGGCCTGGCGTGCCCCCTGGCCGCCGGGCCAGGAAGCTGTGAGCCAGCAGCGCCTCCTTGGTGTGCTCATCCTGCGCGCGCAGGGCCAGGGCGCTGAGCAGCTCCGAGTTGTTGGACGTGCTGCGGTAGTAGAGCATGTGCGCCAGCTCCAGCGCCTGTGCGCTGCGCCGCTGCCCAAACATCTGCAGGAGGGACAGTGCCCTGTGGACTCAGTTCGGAGTGCGCCCCCACCCATACACAGCCCCCGGGGTCACCCACGCTGGCAGGCTCATGCCGCATACTCCACTGGGGAAGCGAGGAGGTCCTACCCAGACCTCTTCAGTAAGGGTCCCCAGAGCTCAGTCGGGGGATCTGTCTGTctgtggtttttctttcctttccttcctcctttcttcttcttcttttttttttttaaactgacacagtctcactctgtcgcctagtcTGGAGTTAGTGGCTATTCCCAGGCAACTCATAGCGCACTGAAGccggaactcctgggcttaagcgatcctcccacctaggccttctaagtagctgggactacaggtgtgtgccaccaaacccggtattttttgtaaagatggggttctccgtgttgcccaggctggtctcaaactcccagcctggAGCAATCCTCgcttctcagcctcccacagtgctggggttacaggtgtgacccaaGGCACCGGCCAGAggtctgtatttttaatacactTGCCCTCGAGGGTTCCAGTGGCTAGGAGACCACCAGCCCCATTGGCAAAACTTTTTAGCAACCACTGCACTGGCTTGCTCATCTGAGCCAAGTATTAATGGATTTGCCCAAAAATTTGCAGATGATGGGCGTTTAAGCTTTGAAAGATTTTGTTACAGGCccagtgcggtggcacatgcctgtaatcccagcactgtgggaggccaaggcgggcggatcacaaggtcaggaaatcgagaccatcctggctaacacggtgaatccctgtctctactaaaaatacaaaaaaattagccgggcgtggtgggacatgcctgtaatcccaactactggggaggctgaggcaggagattcactttgAGAGTAagattgtctaaaaaaaaaaaaaaaaaaaaaaaagattttgttaacaataaattcttttgttttagagacataATAAAGTATTTCCAGGTAAGTCTAGGTAGGATTTGCTTCAAAACCATAAACCATCAAATAGTGGGAGAGTAGGGTCTttaggggaaatttttttttctttttttttgagacggagtttcactgttgttacccagactggagtgcaatggcacaatctcagctcaccgcaacctccaccttctgggttcaagcaattctcctgcctcagcctctcaagtagctgggactacaggtgcgcaccaccatgcccagctatttttgtatttttagtagagacggggtttcacctcgttgaccaggatggtctcgatctcttgacctcgtgatccacccacctcagcctcccaaagtgctgggattataggcgtgagccaccgcgcccagcctttagGGGAAATCTGATTGACTATGGCTAATTGTTGATGTTGGGTGCTGGCTAATGGAGTTTATCATATTATTCTATTTCTGTATTTGTCTGAACTTttccataatgaaaaaaaaaaaatttaaaatattaaactgtagaccaagtacagtggctcatgcctataatcccaacaagtgagatgccaaggagggaggatcgcctgagcccaggagttcaagaccagcttgggcaacatggtaaaagctttgtgtctacaaaaaacaatttttttaaaaaaagttagctgggtgtgatggtgaacgcgcctgtagtcccagctactcaggaggctgaggcaggaggatcgcttgaaaccaggaggctgaggctgcagtgagccatgatcatgccactgcactccaggctgggcaacagagtgagaccctggtctccaaaaaaataaataaataaattgtaaagagaggaggagaggtgaAGGATGGTGGGGAGAAGAGCAGGTCGGGGCCCCACTGTCTCCTGGCTGCCCCCTTCCCCATTACTCTCCTTGCTCAGAGCCCTGTTCTCATCATTGGTGTTGGTAAGGAATGAGGGCATCAGTGCCCTCTGGGCTCTCACTGAAAACCTGTGcccaggccagacatggtggctcacacctgtaatcccagcactttgggaagccaaggagggcagattgcttgaggtcaggagttaagtcatcctcaccaacatggtgaaaccccaaccccgtctctactaaaaatacaaaaatgaggcctgaaatggtggctcatgcctataattctcgcactttgggaggccgagatgggcacataacttgaggtcaggggctcgaaaccagcttggccaacatgatgaaacctcatctctactaaaaatacaaaaaaaaaaaaaaaaaaaaaatagccaggtgtggtggcagggtgcctgtaatcacagctacttgggagactgaggcaggagaatcacttgaactcgagaggcggaggttgcagtgagctgagatcagtttggatgacagagcaagactctgtctcaaaaaataaacaaataaaaatataaaaatgagccaggtgtggaggcatttgcctgtaattgcagttactcaggaggctgaggtaggaaaatcgcttgaacctgggaggtggacattaCAGTGAGGTGagtccagattgtgccactgcacttcagcctgggcgacagagtg encodes:
- the EMP3 gene encoding epithelial membrane protein 3 isoform X1; its protein translation is MSLLLLVVSALHILILILLFVATLDKSWWTLPGKESLNLWYDCTWNNENKTWACSNVSENGWLKAVQVLMVLSLILCCLSFILFMFQLYTMRRGGLFYATGLCQLCTSVAVFTGALIYAIHAEEILVKHPPGGSFGYCFALAWVAFPLALVSGIIYIHLRKRE
- the EMP3 gene encoding epithelial membrane protein 3 isoform X2; its protein translation is MPQKSGLLSQTPLQLQAPSGFHCSHVAPLAGGLGPSHPHSHPAFRGHLGQGWLKAVQVLMVLSLILCCLSFILFMFQLYTMRRGGLFYATGLCQLCTSVAVFTGALIYAIHAEEILVKHPPGGSFGYCFALAWVAFPLALVSGIIYIHLRKRE